A region of Ictidomys tridecemlineatus isolate mIctTri1 chromosome 4, mIctTri1.hap1, whole genome shotgun sequence DNA encodes the following proteins:
- the Inip gene encoding SOSS complex subunit C, translating into MAANPSGQGFQNKNRVAILAELDKEKRKLLMQNQSSTNHPGASIALSRPALNKDFRDHAEQQHIAAQQKAALQHAHAHSSGYFITQDSAFGNLILPVLPRLDPE; encoded by the exons ATGGCAGCAAATCCTTCAGGACAAG gttttcaaaacaaaaatagagtTGCAATCTTGGCAGAACTGGACAAGGAGAAACGAAAATTACTTATGCAGAACCAATCTTCAACAAATCATCCTGGAGCTAG CATTGCACTCTCCAGACCCGCTCTTAATAAGGACTTCCGGGATCATGCAGAACAGCAGCATATCGCAGCCCAGCAGAAGGCAGCTTTGCAG CATGCTCATGCACATTCATCTGGATACTTCATAACTCAAGACTCTGCATTTGGAAATCTTATTCTTCCTGTTTTACCTCGCCTTGACCCAGAATGA